Proteins encoded by one window of Microplitis mediator isolate UGA2020A chromosome 1, iyMicMedi2.1, whole genome shotgun sequence:
- the LOC130668237 gene encoding uncharacterized protein LOC130668237 isoform X2, with protein sequence MKLSVSAYRAQASAHKKILCNYQQQLSYGATTHQSSTVRTPSDPAALLSGLKVDRAENEEIQGGSLTATSALASGSRMGAGLDSGSSAPSSAQHSQATSREEEDDEEESSSRPSGNSGSRSSGIHQRSGLIRRPSLRKSISNGHDYDSNSNSLDSNSNSNSNSNSIESADPLPIPENPRRQRSSRGSQKWSNVRAVVALYSSLRKIKRTKSNQRWMKLRTTVQLSSAIQTIQKKPPLKREDSFLKRFSTRQIPESQETLDAGENDGDPANKDSNRGKRPRKPQRPPRTVVNPDENFYYYWLMLLSSCVLYNLWTLIVRQSLPELQELSPWAWKSCDWFTDVIFYLDLGIQFRTGYLEQGLMVYNSRKLAGHYMKSKSFILDLLTIVPLDLLQFQFGDNPMLRFPRFFKLYRVYNYYYMVESRTVYPNLWRVLNLIHILLILAHWFGCFYYLLSEAEDFQGDWVYPYRPGEYATLTRKYLGSLYWSTLTLTTIGDLPTPETNAEYVFTIVSYLIGVFIFATIVGQVGNVITNRNANRLEFERLLDGAKTYMRHHKVPGGMKRRVLRWYDYSWSRGRIQGGGDINTALGLLPDKLKTELALHVNLSVLKKVTIFQECQPEFLHDLVLKMKAYIFTPGDSICRKGEVAREMFIIADGILEVISETGRVLTTMKAGDFFGEIGILNLDGLNKRTADVRSVGYSELFSLSREDVLAAMKDYPEAQEILQNLGRKRLMEAQRVARLYRAPVSPGHDSSDNSASKRIVSKLKSDVRNLKTVLRKSRRTPRPEEAMELQPLTSKVPPLRRQNKVDVEDRIETVAAVEPPVSPLGAGLPLLSRLRLLKEKHDREERRHLVDHPPDRPPEPVNLPAKTEDLNPMNPNLPLLQRILLLKNKTEPEPVDKEISKDSKVGKEVKILKDKLLPKKVEVAPKKTDVACVDTNETKRPWEMLKDASISTATVLSSVQSQQVVKKTPKVVKKESQRQSLVQIRQQTKMYSSVDDLSPEYCGLPFVKKLKILNERQKLAELERAVRSSSLDAGEVAEAEFDGNLTRSHSEACAIEYARKLAKFNKEHGRIRTDPLSPENETLERRNLKSILKKLSAGSRADSSETTITPDPELVTAELKKLMRAPTIEGYAARHSKLSKSVTFNYTMQSPPSESSGANIDLTGESSGSTDGRMEEIKGGDISLPKPKKYSIRPLGSGDIIKMLSRPEDEYLGDLVIGIKNVVHKRMEALQNKFAHQFSSLELEIHKRDQLITQLQSRIFELERLNPNRSSSGNDNADSGDDSTDLDVSLDDDTLRDHDEHPFMRDGSVDTVLGAARSSLTRSSIPTVSQRCRKRRSWEEHSEEETLQLQDLPRSISPQSLWREGVAIDIESSDDDRPHRRCASESAADDEEDSIDSDKGPNNWELKMLAEQLEKRRRSHETPSPGS encoded by the exons GTGGATCGAGCGGAGAACGAAGAAATCCAGGGTGGAAGTCTGACAGCGACATCTGCCTTGGCGTCTGGATCCCGGATGGGCGCGGGTCTAGACTCCGGTAGCAGTGCGCCATCTTCAGCCCAACATTCTCAGGCGACATCTCGCGAGGAGGAGGACGATGAGGAAGAAAGTTCCAGTCGTCCTTCCGGTAACAGTGGCTCCAG GTCATCAGGAATCCACCAGCGATCTGGTCTAATAAGACGACCGTCATTGAGGAAATCAATCTCCAACGGTCACGATTACGATTCTAATTCAAATTCATTggattcaaattcaaattcaaattcaaattcaaattcgatCGAGAGCGCAGACCCTCTGCCGATTCCGGAGAACCCGAGAAGACAACGTAGCTCACGTGGGTCCCAGAAATGGAGCAATGTAAGGGCTGTGGTGGCACTTTATTCCTCACTACGGAAGATCAAGAG AACAAAAAGTAACCAGCGATGGATGAAACTCCGCACAACAGTCCAACTTTCATCAGCAATccaaacaattcaaaaaaagccgCCATTAAAACGTGAAGATTCATTTCTCAAGCGTTTTTCCACCCGACAAATCCCCGAGAGCCAGGAAACCCTCGACGCTGGAGAAAATGACGGGGACCCAGCGAACAAAGATTCGAATCGCGGTAAGCGTCCGCGTAAGCCGCAGCGACCCCCGCGGACGGTAGTGAATCCcgacgaaaatttttactactaCTGGCTGATGTTGTTATCAAGTTGTGTTCTCTACAATCTTTGGACGCTAATTGTCCGTCAAAGTCTTCCGGAATTGCAAGAACTTTCACCATGGGCATGGAAATCGTGCGATTGGTTTACGgatgtaatattttatctaGACCTCGGAATCCAATTTCGAACGGGGTATTTAGAGCAGGGTCTGATGGTTTACAACAGCCGTAAATTGGCCGGTCATTATATGAAATcaaagtcatttattttagATTTGCTGACAATTGTACCTCTAgatttattacaatttcaaTTTGGTGACAATCCGATGCTACGATTCccgcgtttttttaaattatatcgtgtttataattattattatatggtCGAGTCGAGAACTGTGTATCCGAATTTGTGGcgtgtgttaaatttaattcacattttattaattttggcCCATTGGTTTGGATGcttctattatttattgagcGAAGCTGAAGATTTTCAAGGCGACTGGGTTTATCCATATCGACCTGGCGAATATGCGACACTCACCAGAAAATACTTGGGCTCGCTGTACTGGTCAACTTTGACGCTTACTACCATCGGTGATTTGCCGACACCCGAAACCAACGCCGA ATATGTGTTTACAATAGTGAGCTACCTCATCggagtatttatttttgcgaCAATTGTTGGACAAGTTGGCAACGTAATAACCAACAGAAATGCTAATAGACTTGAATTTGAGAGACTTTTGGACGGCGCTAAGACATATATGCGACATCACAAGGTACCCGGTGGCATGAAAAGAAGGGTCTTGAGGTGGTATGACTACAGCTGGTCAAGGGGAAGAATTCAAGGTGGGGGTGACATTAATACTGCGCTTGGATTACTGCCCGATAAGCTAAAGACTGAACTTGCACTTCATGTTAATCTTTCTGTTCTTAAGAAAGTTACTATTTTTCAG gaGTGCCAACCGGAATTCCTTCACGACCTAGTTCTAAAAATGAAAGCCTACATCTTCACACCGGGTGATTCAATCTGCCGGAAGGGTGAAGTCGCTCGAGAGATGTTCATAATAGCCGACGGCATTTTAGAAGTTATCTCTGAGACCGGTCGGGTCCTAACTACTATGAAAGCCGGTGATTTTTTTGGTGAAATCGGCATCTTAAATCTCGACGGCCTaaacaa acGTACCGCCGACGTTCGTTCCGTCGGCTACTCGGAACTATTCAGCCTTTCCCGAGAGGATGTACTGGCTGCCATGAAAGACTACCCCGAGGCACAAGAAATCCTGCAGAACCTCGGCCGGAAACGGCTGATGGAAGCCCAGCGTGTCGCACGTCTCTACCGGGCTCCAGTGTCACCAGGTCACGACTCGTCAGACAACAGCGCCAGCAAACGGATAGTCTCTAAACTAAAGAGCGACGTAAGAAATCTCAAGACCGTTTTACGCAAGAGCCGAAGGACACCGCGGCCAGAGGAAGCCATGGAATTGCAGCCATTGACCTCGAAGGTCCCGCCACTGCGGCGGCAGAATAAAGTCGACGTCGAAGACAGAATCGAGACCGTAGCCGCCGTCGAACCTCCAGTGTCACCTCTGGGTGCGGGTCTACCCCTTCTTTCACGCCTCCGTCTTCTTAAAGAAAAACATGACCGTGAAGAGCGACGCCATCTTGTCGACCATCCTCCTGACCGTCCACCAGAGCCAGTAAATTTACCCGCGAAAACCGAAGATTTGAATCCCATGAATCCAAATTTGCCTCTGCTGCAGAGGATTTTGTTGCTGAAGAATAAAACAGAACCTGAGCCAGTCGATAAAGAAATTTCTAAAGATTCCAAGGTCGGTAAAgaagtcaaaattttgaaagacaAACTTTTGCCGAAAAAAGTAGAGGTTGCGCCCAAAAAAACGGATGTCGCGTGTGTCGATACCAACGAGACCAAGCGGCCGTGGGAAATGTTGAAAGATGCGTCGATCAGTACGGCCACTGTGTTATCGAGCGTGCAGAGCCAGCAGGTGGTAAAGAAGACCCCGAAGGTGGTAAAGAAGGAATCGCAGAGGCAAAGTCTCGTGCAGATAAGGCAGCAAACTAAAATGTACTCGTCTGTTGATGATTTATCACCGGAGTACTGCGGGTTACCTTTTGTTAAGAAGTTGAAGATTTTGAATGAAAGGCAAAAGTTAGCGGAACTTGAAAGAGCCGTCAGAAGCTCGAGTTTAGATGCCGGTGAGGTCGCGGAAGCAGAGTTCGATGGCAATTTGACGAGAAGTCATTCTGAGGCATGCGCTATTGAGTATGCGAGAAAATTGGCGAAATTTAACAAG GAACATGGAAGAATTCGAACGGATCCATTGTCACCAGAGAATGAAACACTTGAGAggcgaaatttgaaaagtatattgaaaaaattatctgctGGAAGTCGTGCTGACAGCTCGGAGACGACGATAACACCAGATCCAGAATTAGTCACCGCGGAATTGAAAAAGTTGATGCGTGCGCCGACGATCGAGGGGTACGCGGCGCGACACTCTAAATTATCAAAGAGTGTCACGTTTAATTACACGATGCAAAGTCCGCCGTCGGAATCTTCAGGGGCCAATATCGACTTGACTGGGGAGAGCAGTGGGAGCACTGACGGGCGAATGGAAGAAATAAAGGGTGGAGATATATCGTTACCAAAGCCCAAGAAATATAGTATCCGTCCTCTTGGTAGCGGTGATATCATTAAAATGCTTTCGAGACCTGAAGACGAGTATTTGGGTGATTTGGTCATTGGGATTAAAAATGTTGTACATAAGAGGATG GAGGCGTTGCAGAATAAATTTGCTCACCAATTTTCCTCACTGGAGCTCGAGATCCACAAACGGGATCAACTGATAACCCAACTGCAGTCCAGAATCTTCGAACTCGAGCGACTGAACCCCAACCGGTCAAGCAGCGGGAACGATAATGCAGATTCCGGTGACGACAGTACCGACCTCGACGTCTCTCTCGACGACGACACTCTTCGAGACCACGACGAGCATCCATTTATGCGAGACGGCTCAGTCGATACAGTATTAGGCGCTGCTCGGTCGTCACTCACGCGTTCTTCCATACCGACCGTATCGCAGCGCTGCCGGAAAAGAAGATCCTGGGAGGAACATTCTGAAGAAGAGACCCTCCAGCTCCAAGATCTACCTAGATCGATATCTCCTCAGAGTCTGTGGCGCGAAGGGGTCGCGATCGACATCGAAAGCTCCGATGACGATAGACCCCACCGGAGATGCGCGAGCGAATCCGCGGCTGATGACGAGGAGGATTCGATCGACAGTGACAAGGGCCCAAATAATTGGGAGCTCAAAATGTTGGCCGAGCAATTGGAAAAAAGAAGACGCAGTCATGAGACTCCAAGTCCCGGTTCCTAG
- the LOC130668237 gene encoding uncharacterized protein LOC130668237 isoform X1: protein MKLSVSAYRAQASAHKKILCNYQQQLSYGATTHQSSTVRTPSDPAALLSGLKVDRAENEEIQGGSLTATSALASGSRMGAGLDSGSSAPSSAQHSQATSREEEDDEEESSSRPSGNSGSRSSGIHQRSGLIRRPSLRKSISNGHDYDSNSNSLDSNSNSNSNSNSIESADPLPIPENPRRQRSSRGSQKWSNVRAVVALYSSLRKIKRTKSNQRWMKLRTTVQLSSAIQTIQKKPPLKREDSFLKRFSTRQIPESQETLDAGENDGDPANKDSNRGKRPRKPQRPPRTVVNPDENFYYYWLMLLSSCVLYNLWTLIVRQSLPELQELSPWAWKSCDWFTDVIFYLDLGIQFRTGYLEQGLMVYNSRKLAGHYMKSKSFILDLLTIVPLDLLQFQFGDNPMLRFPRFFKLYRVYNYYYMVESRTVYPNLWRVLNLIHILLILAHWFGCFYYLLSEAEDFQGDWVYPYRPGEYATLTRKYLGSLYWSTLTLTTIGDLPTPETNAEVIPGGNPRSLARRGRLSRLLQFKHNGGYVFTIVSYLIGVFIFATIVGQVGNVITNRNANRLEFERLLDGAKTYMRHHKVPGGMKRRVLRWYDYSWSRGRIQGGGDINTALGLLPDKLKTELALHVNLSVLKKVTIFQECQPEFLHDLVLKMKAYIFTPGDSICRKGEVAREMFIIADGILEVISETGRVLTTMKAGDFFGEIGILNLDGLNKRTADVRSVGYSELFSLSREDVLAAMKDYPEAQEILQNLGRKRLMEAQRVARLYRAPVSPGHDSSDNSASKRIVSKLKSDVRNLKTVLRKSRRTPRPEEAMELQPLTSKVPPLRRQNKVDVEDRIETVAAVEPPVSPLGAGLPLLSRLRLLKEKHDREERRHLVDHPPDRPPEPVNLPAKTEDLNPMNPNLPLLQRILLLKNKTEPEPVDKEISKDSKVGKEVKILKDKLLPKKVEVAPKKTDVACVDTNETKRPWEMLKDASISTATVLSSVQSQQVVKKTPKVVKKESQRQSLVQIRQQTKMYSSVDDLSPEYCGLPFVKKLKILNERQKLAELERAVRSSSLDAGEVAEAEFDGNLTRSHSEACAIEYARKLAKFNKEHGRIRTDPLSPENETLERRNLKSILKKLSAGSRADSSETTITPDPELVTAELKKLMRAPTIEGYAARHSKLSKSVTFNYTMQSPPSESSGANIDLTGESSGSTDGRMEEIKGGDISLPKPKKYSIRPLGSGDIIKMLSRPEDEYLGDLVIGIKNVVHKRMEALQNKFAHQFSSLELEIHKRDQLITQLQSRIFELERLNPNRSSSGNDNADSGDDSTDLDVSLDDDTLRDHDEHPFMRDGSVDTVLGAARSSLTRSSIPTVSQRCRKRRSWEEHSEEETLQLQDLPRSISPQSLWREGVAIDIESSDDDRPHRRCASESAADDEEDSIDSDKGPNNWELKMLAEQLEKRRRSHETPSPGS, encoded by the exons GTGGATCGAGCGGAGAACGAAGAAATCCAGGGTGGAAGTCTGACAGCGACATCTGCCTTGGCGTCTGGATCCCGGATGGGCGCGGGTCTAGACTCCGGTAGCAGTGCGCCATCTTCAGCCCAACATTCTCAGGCGACATCTCGCGAGGAGGAGGACGATGAGGAAGAAAGTTCCAGTCGTCCTTCCGGTAACAGTGGCTCCAG GTCATCAGGAATCCACCAGCGATCTGGTCTAATAAGACGACCGTCATTGAGGAAATCAATCTCCAACGGTCACGATTACGATTCTAATTCAAATTCATTggattcaaattcaaattcaaattcaaattcaaattcgatCGAGAGCGCAGACCCTCTGCCGATTCCGGAGAACCCGAGAAGACAACGTAGCTCACGTGGGTCCCAGAAATGGAGCAATGTAAGGGCTGTGGTGGCACTTTATTCCTCACTACGGAAGATCAAGAG AACAAAAAGTAACCAGCGATGGATGAAACTCCGCACAACAGTCCAACTTTCATCAGCAATccaaacaattcaaaaaaagccgCCATTAAAACGTGAAGATTCATTTCTCAAGCGTTTTTCCACCCGACAAATCCCCGAGAGCCAGGAAACCCTCGACGCTGGAGAAAATGACGGGGACCCAGCGAACAAAGATTCGAATCGCGGTAAGCGTCCGCGTAAGCCGCAGCGACCCCCGCGGACGGTAGTGAATCCcgacgaaaatttttactactaCTGGCTGATGTTGTTATCAAGTTGTGTTCTCTACAATCTTTGGACGCTAATTGTCCGTCAAAGTCTTCCGGAATTGCAAGAACTTTCACCATGGGCATGGAAATCGTGCGATTGGTTTACGgatgtaatattttatctaGACCTCGGAATCCAATTTCGAACGGGGTATTTAGAGCAGGGTCTGATGGTTTACAACAGCCGTAAATTGGCCGGTCATTATATGAAATcaaagtcatttattttagATTTGCTGACAATTGTACCTCTAgatttattacaatttcaaTTTGGTGACAATCCGATGCTACGATTCccgcgtttttttaaattatatcgtgtttataattattattatatggtCGAGTCGAGAACTGTGTATCCGAATTTGTGGcgtgtgttaaatttaattcacattttattaattttggcCCATTGGTTTGGATGcttctattatttattgagcGAAGCTGAAGATTTTCAAGGCGACTGGGTTTATCCATATCGACCTGGCGAATATGCGACACTCACCAGAAAATACTTGGGCTCGCTGTACTGGTCAACTTTGACGCTTACTACCATCGGTGATTTGCCGACACCCGAAACCAACGCCGA AGTCATACCGGGCGGAAATCCCCGGAGCCTCGCTCGTCGCGGTCGACTGTCCCGGCTACTGCAGTTCAAGCATAACGGAGG ATATGTGTTTACAATAGTGAGCTACCTCATCggagtatttatttttgcgaCAATTGTTGGACAAGTTGGCAACGTAATAACCAACAGAAATGCTAATAGACTTGAATTTGAGAGACTTTTGGACGGCGCTAAGACATATATGCGACATCACAAGGTACCCGGTGGCATGAAAAGAAGGGTCTTGAGGTGGTATGACTACAGCTGGTCAAGGGGAAGAATTCAAGGTGGGGGTGACATTAATACTGCGCTTGGATTACTGCCCGATAAGCTAAAGACTGAACTTGCACTTCATGTTAATCTTTCTGTTCTTAAGAAAGTTACTATTTTTCAG gaGTGCCAACCGGAATTCCTTCACGACCTAGTTCTAAAAATGAAAGCCTACATCTTCACACCGGGTGATTCAATCTGCCGGAAGGGTGAAGTCGCTCGAGAGATGTTCATAATAGCCGACGGCATTTTAGAAGTTATCTCTGAGACCGGTCGGGTCCTAACTACTATGAAAGCCGGTGATTTTTTTGGTGAAATCGGCATCTTAAATCTCGACGGCCTaaacaa acGTACCGCCGACGTTCGTTCCGTCGGCTACTCGGAACTATTCAGCCTTTCCCGAGAGGATGTACTGGCTGCCATGAAAGACTACCCCGAGGCACAAGAAATCCTGCAGAACCTCGGCCGGAAACGGCTGATGGAAGCCCAGCGTGTCGCACGTCTCTACCGGGCTCCAGTGTCACCAGGTCACGACTCGTCAGACAACAGCGCCAGCAAACGGATAGTCTCTAAACTAAAGAGCGACGTAAGAAATCTCAAGACCGTTTTACGCAAGAGCCGAAGGACACCGCGGCCAGAGGAAGCCATGGAATTGCAGCCATTGACCTCGAAGGTCCCGCCACTGCGGCGGCAGAATAAAGTCGACGTCGAAGACAGAATCGAGACCGTAGCCGCCGTCGAACCTCCAGTGTCACCTCTGGGTGCGGGTCTACCCCTTCTTTCACGCCTCCGTCTTCTTAAAGAAAAACATGACCGTGAAGAGCGACGCCATCTTGTCGACCATCCTCCTGACCGTCCACCAGAGCCAGTAAATTTACCCGCGAAAACCGAAGATTTGAATCCCATGAATCCAAATTTGCCTCTGCTGCAGAGGATTTTGTTGCTGAAGAATAAAACAGAACCTGAGCCAGTCGATAAAGAAATTTCTAAAGATTCCAAGGTCGGTAAAgaagtcaaaattttgaaagacaAACTTTTGCCGAAAAAAGTAGAGGTTGCGCCCAAAAAAACGGATGTCGCGTGTGTCGATACCAACGAGACCAAGCGGCCGTGGGAAATGTTGAAAGATGCGTCGATCAGTACGGCCACTGTGTTATCGAGCGTGCAGAGCCAGCAGGTGGTAAAGAAGACCCCGAAGGTGGTAAAGAAGGAATCGCAGAGGCAAAGTCTCGTGCAGATAAGGCAGCAAACTAAAATGTACTCGTCTGTTGATGATTTATCACCGGAGTACTGCGGGTTACCTTTTGTTAAGAAGTTGAAGATTTTGAATGAAAGGCAAAAGTTAGCGGAACTTGAAAGAGCCGTCAGAAGCTCGAGTTTAGATGCCGGTGAGGTCGCGGAAGCAGAGTTCGATGGCAATTTGACGAGAAGTCATTCTGAGGCATGCGCTATTGAGTATGCGAGAAAATTGGCGAAATTTAACAAG GAACATGGAAGAATTCGAACGGATCCATTGTCACCAGAGAATGAAACACTTGAGAggcgaaatttgaaaagtatattgaaaaaattatctgctGGAAGTCGTGCTGACAGCTCGGAGACGACGATAACACCAGATCCAGAATTAGTCACCGCGGAATTGAAAAAGTTGATGCGTGCGCCGACGATCGAGGGGTACGCGGCGCGACACTCTAAATTATCAAAGAGTGTCACGTTTAATTACACGATGCAAAGTCCGCCGTCGGAATCTTCAGGGGCCAATATCGACTTGACTGGGGAGAGCAGTGGGAGCACTGACGGGCGAATGGAAGAAATAAAGGGTGGAGATATATCGTTACCAAAGCCCAAGAAATATAGTATCCGTCCTCTTGGTAGCGGTGATATCATTAAAATGCTTTCGAGACCTGAAGACGAGTATTTGGGTGATTTGGTCATTGGGATTAAAAATGTTGTACATAAGAGGATG GAGGCGTTGCAGAATAAATTTGCTCACCAATTTTCCTCACTGGAGCTCGAGATCCACAAACGGGATCAACTGATAACCCAACTGCAGTCCAGAATCTTCGAACTCGAGCGACTGAACCCCAACCGGTCAAGCAGCGGGAACGATAATGCAGATTCCGGTGACGACAGTACCGACCTCGACGTCTCTCTCGACGACGACACTCTTCGAGACCACGACGAGCATCCATTTATGCGAGACGGCTCAGTCGATACAGTATTAGGCGCTGCTCGGTCGTCACTCACGCGTTCTTCCATACCGACCGTATCGCAGCGCTGCCGGAAAAGAAGATCCTGGGAGGAACATTCTGAAGAAGAGACCCTCCAGCTCCAAGATCTACCTAGATCGATATCTCCTCAGAGTCTGTGGCGCGAAGGGGTCGCGATCGACATCGAAAGCTCCGATGACGATAGACCCCACCGGAGATGCGCGAGCGAATCCGCGGCTGATGACGAGGAGGATTCGATCGACAGTGACAAGGGCCCAAATAATTGGGAGCTCAAAATGTTGGCCGAGCAATTGGAAAAAAGAAGACGCAGTCATGAGACTCCAAGTCCCGGTTCCTAG